A stretch of the Bacilli bacterium genome encodes the following:
- a CDS encoding YjcZ family sporulation protein has product MSAACGYRGYTSTAVILVLFILLVIVSRSFFI; this is encoded by the coding sequence TGAGTGCAGCTTGTGGATATCGCGGATACACGTCAACCGCAGTAATTCTTGTGCTTTTCATCCTGCTCGTCATTGTATCCCGATCCTTCTTTATCTAA